TAAATTGAGCAGCACCTCTTCGAGAGACAAAATGATGTTTGTTCAGAGTGAATATGAAATTGAGACAGTTTTGTGTATGATTGCTCAATAATATTACCAACATTCGACTATTCACGTCCCCGAATCCCGATGGAGTCTAAATGTAATTGTtggttttgtgcttttagacCATCGGGCCGAGAGAGGGCTGGCAGGTGTACAGCTCGGCCCAGGATAACGACGGGCGCTGCATCTGCACTGTTGTGGCTCCAGAGCAAAATCTGTGCTCCAGAGACGCGAAGAGCAGGCAGCTCCGCCATCTGCTAGAGAAGGTAGGTGATGGTTCACTTTAAAAACTCTTCCTGGTGTTTGTttccattttaataataatattcatcttaactcattcactcgccgccattttcacagaagcaatcccgttcgctcctggctgttttacaggattttgactgattttgcaaggcccacagaatattgtgttctattgctataaaggaaggaacctatcaaaagaaagattaaagtctcttcttttatcaggaaagaaaagtatgtttctatctgtttccgttttgcagcaattagcattagaatagagctaagtttcatcagttttcacaaatctattcaaaattgtaagtaattgagcttttttttttctacatggccctggttgatctcctttgctctgctgccatctgctggccgtttgtgtaataactaccatttctgcaaccgttctttgcagttgagaggctgcatcaaagccttatctatgcactagcataaaaaataaaaaataaaaaataaaaaaacgtataaatacgtctttgggacacttaaaacaaaaaagtatttacacgtaattgggagcaaatgagttaatgttcacATGGCAGTGTTGTTACGAATTGATGGGTTGTAGGTGCAGAACATGTCTCAGTCCATTGAGGTGCTCAACCTGCGAACCCAGAGGGATTTTCAGTATGTAATGAAGATGGAAAACCAGATGAAAGGCCTGAGGACTAAATTCAGACAGTTTGAGGATGACAGGAAATCCATCATGGCCAGAAACTTCCAGGTCTAACAtattcaatttctttttttctctttataagttgtatatatgtatttatttatttttactgtctgCACATTTAGGAGCTTCAAGACAAGATGGACGCGCTGAAGCCATTGATTCCAGTGttggagcagtacaagatggatGCTACACTCATCTCTCAATTCAAAGAGGAGATCAGGAATCTCTCAGCAGTTTTAACGAGCATTCAGGAGGAACTTGGAGTCTACGACTATGATGAGCTCTATCAGCGGCTCCTGCGACTGGATAACCGGCTGCGCAGCTGTATGGGCAAATTAAGTGAGTGAAACGCGATTAGAATTTTAGTACGCATCATATATGCTGCAAAATCCAAAGCATAATTCATTATTAGTTGTGACCTTTCGATCTTTTGTAAGTCCGCACATATGTTACACATTTCCTCTTATTTTAATTCAGTCAATATGGTGTAGATGTATAACAATCTGATATTCTTCGGAAATGTCCTAGCATCCGCCATAGTGGTGATTTGTAATGAGCAGCAGCTGCAGAAGCATTCTGAAATACCGAAAAATCTGACCTAATCCAGTCCAGTGCTTTCATTTGACGgctgttttttctttattaacagCATGTGGGAAGTTAATGAAAATCAATGGGCCTGTTACAATAAAGACCTCTGGGACCCGCTTTGGGGCATGGATGACTGATTCACTTGTATCTACAAGACACAACAGAGTGAGTTAaaggttatcttttttttttttttttgtattattactcACACAATTTTATATGTCTTTATTCGCTTTATTTAGTGTTTTGTAATAGTTTTatggctggactggccatctggcatagagGGCGGTTGCCTGGCGGGCCGGCGTCTTTTAGAGCAGACGAAGtgctatttaattattattttccaatTTAGAGGAAGAAGCCAATTAAtccagttacaaaaaaaaaaaaaaaaaaaaaaaaaaaaaaaaagacagcacacTGACCCTCTGATCAACATCAGCGATATGTGGTAGCCAGGGTTGGTCAGGAGTCATGTCTGAATACAAATTTCATAAGAATCTGTGTTtagaatagttttattttttacagtcaaTGTCAATTATATCCATCATTTTTGACAGCATAGCAAGCAAGCGTGGCTGAGAACTTATTTGAACCTTGTTCAACACCTCCATAGTACAAGCAGGAACAAACAACAAGCACTGTTGAAGAACAAAAATTGTGAAGAATTATGAGACTATTTGGGTCAGTGTGCTTTTCATATGCGATTTCAATGAATAGGTCATTAaccactagggatgggcgagtaccgatatcaagtatcggtatcgggacgataccagccttttttcaagtactcgagtactcgtgacgcagacgagtacaagcgaccgatggcagagggggaagtcgttaagtgagtcctcctcgccagtaagtggcgctagcttgcagcagtttttcaccaaaacttcaccggtttggaaatacttcaaaattgtgaatcttaaactaaaagagaatttttgtgttttattttgagcgttaagactattgaagagtgagttgttgttttgtcaaaattaaaggaaatatgtttgtttaaaaatatctttttgtgattttttttttacttgtcaaaatgtactactggtatcggcagttggtatcggtaagtACTGAGGGACTGagcatcggtatcggtctgaaaaaaaagtggtatcgaacattccTATTAACCACAGTATGCAAAATGGCGTTGGCTCTGATTGGCCGTTAGCATCTACAATACATCCCGATACCCGTCTTACAaattgaacaaacacaaaaataaaatcaattacaATGCACATTTACAGAATAGTTTGATCAAATCCCTTTTTGTTGTTCCTTTAATACTGTATTGTTGTAACGTACTGTATTTATGTGTGTTTTTATCCCGAAATTTCACTGAAACGTTAAATAATGTGCACCTATCCAACCTATTTATCAAAATAACCCTTCCACCCATCCATCAAACCTACCCACTGTCTGCCCACTCATCTGCTCAACATCAATCAATCCTACCTTTCCGTCTGCCCAACCccaccatccatctatccaaccCGTATAGGTTTGGTACATGGACGGTTACACCAACAGTAAGATCGTCCGAGAGTTCAAGACGATGGAGGACTTCACGGCCGGAGTGGTCGCTCGCACTTACAGCCTTCCATTCAAATGGGAGGGAACCAATCACATCGTCTACAACGGCTCACTTTATTACAACAAATACCAGAGCAACATCATCGTCAAGTACAGCTTCGAGACGGGCACCGTGCTGGCCCAGCGAGCGTTGGAATTCGCCGGCTTCCATAACATGTACCCGTACACGTGGGGCGGGTACTCGGACATCGACGTCATGGCGGATGAACTGGGAATGTGGGTGGCATACGCCACCAATCAAAACGCGGGAAACGTCGTCGTCTCCCAGATTGATCCGGACACCTTGCAGGTCTTAAACACTTGGAACACCGAATACTCCAAAAGGAACGCGGGGGAGTCGTTCATGATCTGCGGGACGCTCTATATCACCAACTCTCACCTATCTGGAGCAAAGGTTTACTACGCGTACTCCACAAAAACTTCAACGTACGAGTACATAGACATTCCATTTCTCAACCAGTACTTCCATATCTCCATGCTTGACTACAACGCCAGAGAGAGAGTGCTGTACGCCTGGAATAACGGACACCAGGTCATATTCAACATCACCCTGTTCCATGTCATAGAGACAGATGATGGCTCGAAAAAGTGAGCAACATTTGTGGTGAACAAATAttgtgttgttaaaaaaaaaaatgtggctgaGATAGTGTGATacatttttctaattttatCTTCAAGACTCTGAAATGGAGCATGGAAATCAATATTTTAATAGCTTAATTGGAaaacatccatctatccatccaaccattttctaggcttattattattattattaactcattcactctgagccattttcacagaagcagtcccgttcgctcccggctgttttactggattttgacgcattttgcaagacccacagaatattgtgttctattgctataaaagcattgaacctatcaaaagaaagattaaagtctcttctttcatcaggaaaaaaaaaagtatgtttctatccgttaccgttttgcagcaattagcattagaagagagctaagtttcatcagttttcacaaatctatttaaaattgtgagtaatttagctttttttctagatggccctggttgatctcctttgctcggctgccacctgctggccgtttgtgtaataactaccatttcagcaaccgttctttgcagttgagaggctgaaacggataaatacgtctttgggacagaacattaaaaaaaacaaaacgtatttacacgtaattgggagcaaatgagttaagtggagTTGGAGCTTTCCTCAGCGGATTTTGGCTCAAAAGGCAGACGTCatcttggactggttgccagttgaACATACAGTCTGACATTCACACCATCTCCGAGTGGGAACTGAACTTATTTTGCCTGCACGTAAGTCAGGCAAGTGAACCACTACGCCATCAATGTTACAAATTTTTACGCCTTTTCCACATGTGATGATCACACTCTTATATGCCATTGCTATGTATTGTATATGCACAGCCTCTTACTAGTTTGTGCATGCATGCCTACTGTGCATTATATTTCTATTGCCCTGATTTGCTTCTAGTGATTGCTATGGCTGCAACTTAGCATATTAGCACCAATTTAAAGTCCAAGTTAGTATCGTTTTTATTATTTGggtgtatttttaataaaatatttttgaaaggaGTAgagccatttattattattattattattattattatataatgcgaaaatatttacaaatttaCAAGGATCCGCCTCAAGCCCCTTCTCATTTGCTAAATGGTGACTGACAGATTAGGTTGGACTGAAGTCTTCGCAGACGATTAGGTTAGCATATTTGCTGCAATTTAAAGACCAagttattgtcatttttattatttgggtgtatttttaatcaaatatttggTGAAAGGAGTagagttgtttatttttgttattatgataattagtagtagtattagtagtagaaatttattattattattaatgttatcATTTGATTTTCAGAAAGTATCccggtttttatttttgaaaactgtgAAGGTAACTTTCAAATTAAGATTTCTTTTGCTAGCTACCCTCTATTGGACCGCATTAACGTTTGTTGATGTTACCTTGGAGGCTAGCGCTTCGCTTTTAGTCAAATTTGCCTGGTCTGTCTTCCATTCTAATCTTATTTTAATATCAAATAAGAATTCAGCAGGCGTTAAAAGCAGCGTTGAATAGCAAGAAAAAACGAAATGGTGAACCCAACTGGACAGCATGGATTCAAAATGAGGATTTGGTGGCgaacaaaataatcaataaatgaaTAGAACATTAATCGCAAACTTCAAACTGAAGGTCCTCGCTCAGTATTTGCAATCTTCCCAGAATACATGCAAGACTAAATGAAATGAGTCTCAAGATTGAAAACAGTCATTTTCCCTCAAGATTCAATCCGATATAAAAAGTGCCTGTCATTGCAAATATTGATGAGCGCCCACGTATGTATTTTCGTTTTTGGAGCCGATGTTCTGCTTTTGGCAGGCCGCCACAGGACATCAATATGTTTCACATACGCAAGACATCCTGACAACATTTTAACTTAATGTGCTGTCTCAGctgaaatctgtttttttttttgggttacaTTGATTTCTGTCAGATTAATGGAAGACACAAGAAACATCGCCGTCACTGGACTTCGCAAGTACATTTTAAACTTTGCCAAAGCCGCATCACGAAGAAATTACTGTACTTAAAAGTCATATCGATGGCGATGGCCAGAACCTCCGATGTCACAGTTGGGTAAATTTGATGTT
This genomic window from Festucalex cinctus isolate MCC-2025b chromosome 20, RoL_Fcin_1.0, whole genome shotgun sequence contains:
- the olfm3a gene encoding noelin-3a; this translates as MRLLLSVLYSFLSLTIFGLYPSMTIGPREGWQVYSSAQDNDGRCICTVVAPEQNLCSRDAKSRQLRHLLEKVQNMSQSIEVLNLRTQRDFQYVMKMENQMKGLRTKFRQFEDDRKSIMARNFQELQDKMDALKPLIPVLEQYKMDATLISQFKEEIRNLSAVLTSIQEELGVYDYDELYQRLLRLDNRLRSCMGKLTCGKLMKINGPVTIKTSGTRFGAWMTDSLVSTRHNRVWYMDGYTNSKIVREFKTMEDFTAGVVARTYSLPFKWEGTNHIVYNGSLYYNKYQSNIIVKYSFETGTVLAQRALEFAGFHNMYPYTWGGYSDIDVMADELGMWVAYATNQNAGNVVVSQIDPDTLQVLNTWNTEYSKRNAGESFMICGTLYITNSHLSGAKVYYAYSTKTSTYEYIDIPFLNQYFHISMLDYNARERVLYAWNNGHQVIFNITLFHVIETDDGSKK